In the genome of Conger conger chromosome 8, fConCon1.1, whole genome shotgun sequence, one region contains:
- the LOC133135062 gene encoding up-regulator of cell proliferation-like gives MTGTSLEELLSDLGLEHHLKNKLTLSQVLQIDGETLSDESIQSLKALPWCFLRKLMMVNVTARSVRCTSKQDMEPQNLDNLFDTLDNPVGYSSNVVNPLDLITAVLICSDCFLQQEMALKMSLCQFSVPLLLPKCDEQECTLMLWAMRDIVKKYKPHSLVDPRGFVEESIALTDLPMVSFVRLGNSSMSKSHILNQVFSNPQQYHDTFVHKDMECCDTPRRISNGLVEISWYLPSGKSDTTEIFNEPLAIANLRGDLRDFETQYAFLCSTSAAIFVFCDDFGSECKILHSKNTQAHWFLISNSQSQSFNKNDCKRWVSELQLQPSNIIIKGPQLNVTEFLNKLHSAIRDILKGNVVKKSVEGMSAVAYEFGIRVDEDYTCCQKGKQKADAITGGISDIPSFKEKELPLQGTAWKQLAKLEKEECRMKKAGAKNLEIYRNELSDQRKKLRAQQRAHNISESMSRFISSMSSSTEECKYFLKWMRINLDNLSLKTLPLLQAKYEEWCQNSPENKKFIAELDRKISSCSLGTEHFLREMGQLYESACSLPEGPTSQIQRLPRLCAELLQEGFPLELVDGDASNIPLEWVTQVLKELHHLTQDTCKIRVITVLGVQSTGKSTLLNTMFGVQFAVSSGRCTRGAFMLLIRVKEDFKRQLGCDYIVVIDTEGLNSPALAQLDDSYEHDNELATLVVGLSDITVINIAMENCTEMKDILQIVVHAFLRMEEVGRKPCCLFVHQNVPDISAHKKNMRDRKLLLEQLNEMTQAAAKMEKKGTNKTFTDVMEYDPEKNNWYIPGLWHGNPPMAPVNVGYSESVNLFKRSVIEKFMEQKSGKSSAHTINDFLEWTRSLWKAVKYENFIFSFRNSLVAEAYAQLCTEFNNWEWSFSKNMYSWLMDAEIKVSNFGIEAAQAQLSSNIDNLLIRLKREVSVKLAEEEQHILDNLTEFYKKEEGHVHLVEKYKEEFISTAKTVRRETENSVKNKLEAAVEIRKGMFRLESIKKNHTATMEQKVLALIEKCRKSEEPPDQLLNNEFEKMWNETVAELQFPGMEERDIKQDISHQLWVNLEMKGSTVREILLNVGNLQEEAEGMWQTLIEDEPKVMTNKMVAQIIKNSRTFVEYKVKTMADYHKTYITELLCRVDENLDRCSDLESAEFQAKLKIHICRHAAQEFLKMHQDFIRANDPRHCLEQFKEQYCTDFKDLFHKKDQCQKKAEEFTYNCLQPAVKEYITKSLGPDLVDEMLTGQKAIDFSTRTFFQFSILKQLLSEDHFKGFEMYVNNYETFVQDWLLQQMVQQFSEGDGLRIIEIKHLEVTVKKIKKAIQNAQIESSKRPVGRGKEAGRGEEAKNIQKFIQDICSDLQKELVIPKDHLRAVLALNTAKPEDFSQCLEVLVDEMEQAFTREFQKGGDVRARLTSLPFQPHKVLFNRVFGCGRQCPLCKAPCEAGGKSHSEHFASIHHPQGVGRYKNSESFKLMCDICSTSVASEHRFKSIDTGGKWHLCKDYQSIYPDWRIQPDNSIQASDYWRYVFNRFNKQFAEEYEAKPADIPHLWRYITQGQAMESLKESFQMKTGD, from the coding sequence ATGACAGGAACCagtctggaggagctgctgagTGACCTGGGACTGGAACACCACCTGAAGAACAAGCTGACTCTGAGCCAGGTGCTGCAGATTGATGGAGAGACGTTATCTGATGAAAGCATCCAGTCTCTGAAAGCTCTACCATGGTGTTTCCTGAGGAAGCTGATGATGGTGAATGTGACTGCTAGGAGTGTGAGGTGCACCTCTAAACAGGACATGGAACCCCAAAACCTGGACAATCTTTTTGACACTCTGGACAATCCAGTGGGCTACAGCTCCAATGTGGTCAACCCCCTGGACCTCATAACTGCTGTTCTTATCTGCTCAGATTGTTTTCTCCAGCAGGAAATGGCTTTGAAAATGTCTTTGTGCCAGTTCTCTGTGCCTCTGCTGCTTCCTAAATGTGATGAACAAGAGTGCACTTTAATGCTGTGGGCCATGAGGGATATTGTGAAAAAGTACAAGCCTCATTCATTGGTGGACCCAAGAGGGTTTGTTGAGGAGAGCATTGCTCTCACTGACCTCCCCATGGTCTCTTTTGTGAGGCTGGGAAACAGCAGCATGTCCAAGTCTCACATTCTGAACCAAGTTTTCAGCAACCCTCAGCAGTACCACGACACCTTTGTTCACAAAGACATGGAGTGTTGTGACACCCCAAGGAGGATTTCCAATGGGCTGGTGGAAATCAGCTGGTATCTGCCCAGTGGGAAGAGCGATACCACTGAGATCTTCAATGAGCCGCTGGCTATAGCTAACCTCCGTGGGGACCTCAGAGACTTTGAAACTCAGTATGCATTCCTCTGTAGCACCTCTGCTGccatatttgtgttttgtgatgaTTTTGGGTCCGAATGCAAAATTCTGCACTCCAAAAACACTCAGGCTCATTGGTTCTTGATCAGCAATTCACAGAGCCAAAGCTTCAATAAGAATGACTGCAAGAGATGGGTTTCTGAGTTACAGCTACAACCTAGTAACATAATCATAAAGGGTCCGCAGCTGAATGTCACAGAATTTCTCAATAAACTACATTCTGCTATCCGTGACATTTTAAAgggaaatgtggtcaaaaaaAGTGTTGAAGGGATGTCTGCTGTCGCCTATGAGTTTGGGATCCGCGTTGATGAAGATTATACCTGCTGTCAGAAGGGCAAGCAGAAGGCTGATGCAATCACAGGAGGGATATCTGATATTCCAAGCTTCAAGGAGAAAGAGCTGCCCTTGCAAGGGACTGCATGGAAACAGCTGGCCAAACTGGAGAAGGAAGAGTGCAGGATGAAAAAAGCTGGGGCGAAAAACCTAGAAATTTACAGGAATGAGCTTTCAGATCAGAGGAAGAAGCTCAGAGCACAGCAGAGAGCTCACAACATCTCGGAGTCCATGTCCCGTTTCATCTCTTCAATGTCCAGTTCTACAGAGGAATGCAAGTATTTCCTTAAGTGGATGAGGATCAACTTGGACAACCTGTCTCTCAAAACCCTTCCACTGCTACAGGCAAAGTACGAGGAATGGTGTCAGAATTCCCCAGAAAACAAGAAGTTCATTGCAGAGTTGGACAGGAAGATCTCCAGTTGTTCCTTGGGGACGGAGCACTTCCTGAGGGAAATGGGTCAGCTGTATGAGTCAGCCTGTTCACTCCCTGAAGGCCCCACCTCTCAGATCCAGCGCCTGCCACGTCTCTGTGCCGAGCTGCTGCAGGAAGGCTTTCCTCTGGAGCTGGTGGATGGAGACGCATCCAACATTCCTCTGGAGTGGGTTACACAGGTTCTAAAGGAACTCCATCATCTCACACAAGATACATGTAAGATTCGGGTGATCACTGTACTGGGGGTTCAGAGCACTGGGAAATCCACGCTCCTGAACACGATGTTTGGGGTCCAGTTTGCTGTCAGCAGTGGCAGGTGCACCAGAGGGGCCTTCATGCTCCTCATCAGAGTGAAAGAGGATTTTAAGAGGCAGCTTGGGTGTGATTACATCGTAGTTATTGACACTGAAGGTTTGAATTCACCAGCGTTGGCCCAGTTGGATGACAGTTATGAGCATGACAATGAACTGGCCACTTTGGTTGTGGGGCTGAGTGATATCACAGTCATCAACATTGCCATGGAGAACTGCACAGAGATGAAGGACATCCTGCAGATTGTGGTGCATGCCTTCCTGCGCATGGAAGAAGTTGGGAGAAAACCctgctgtctgtttgtgcaCCAGAATGTTCCGGACATCTCTGCTCATAAAAAGAACATGAGGGACAGGAAGCTTCTGCTGGAGCAGTTGAATGAGATGACCCAAGCAGCAGCTAAGATGGAAAAGAAGGGAACGAACAAAACATTTACTGATGTCATGGAGTACGATCCAGAGAAAAACAACTGGTACATCCCTGGGCTCTGGCATGGCAACCCTCCCATGGCACCTGTCAATGTTGGCTACAGTGAGTCTGTGAATCTTTTCAAGAGGAGTGTGATTGAAAAGTTTATGGAACAAAAATCTGGAAAGAGCTCAGCACATACAATCAATGACTTCCTTGAATGGACCAGGAGCTTATGGAAGGCAGTGAAGTATGAGAACTTCATCTTCAGTTTCCGCAACAGCCTTGTGGCTGAAGCTTATGCTCAGCTTTGTACCGAGTTTAACAATTGGGAGTGGAGCTTCAGCAAAAACATGTACTCCTGGTTAATGGACGCTGAGATAAAAGTATCAAACTTTGGAATAGAAGCAGCACAGGCTCAGTTATCCTCCAATATTGACAACTTGCTGATCCGCCTTAAAAGAGAAGTCTCTGTCAAACTGGCAGAGGAGGAACAGCACATTTTGGACAACCTCACAGAATTCTACAAGAAAGAAGAGGGACATGTTCATTTGGTAGAGAAGTATAAGGAGGAATTCATCAGCACAGCCAAAACTGTCAGGCGGGAGACCGAGAACTCTGTGAAAAACAAGCTTGAGGCAGCGGTGGAGATCAGAAAGGGTATGTTCAGGTTAGAGAGCATCAAGAAAAACCACACAGCCACAATGGAGCAGAAGGTGCTGGCCCTGATTGAGAAATGCAGAAAAAGTGAAGAGCCACCAGATCAACTGCTGAACAATGAATTTGAGAAGATGTGGAATGAGACCGTGGCAGAACTGCAGTTCCCTGGCATGGAAGAACGAGACATTAAGCAAGACATCTCCCACCAGCTGTGGGTTAACTTAGAGATGAAAGGCAGCACAGTACGTGAAATACTGTTGAATGTGGGAAATTTGCAAGAAGAAGCAGAGGGAATGTGGCAGACATTAATTGAAGATGAGCCGAAGgtaatgacaaacaaaatggttGCTCAAATAATCAAGAACAGCAGGACGTTTGTGGAGTATAAAGTGAAAACAATGGCTGATTACCATAAAACCTACATAACAGAGTTGCTTTGCAGGGTAGACGAAAACCTGGATAGGTGCAGTGATCTGGAAAGTGCTGAGTTTCAAGCTAAGCTGAAGATCCATATCTGTAGACATGCAGCACAGGAGTTTCTTAAAATGCATCAGGATTTTATCCGTGCAAATGACCCCCGTCACTGTCTGGAACAGTTCAAGGAACAGTACTGCACTGACTTTAAGGACCTGTTCCATAAAAAAGACCAGTGTCAGAAGAAAGCTGAAGAGTTTACCTACAACTGTCTTCAACCTGCGGTGAAGGAATACATCACCAAGTCTCTGGGCCCTGACCTTGTGGATGAAATGTTGACAGGGCAGAAAGCCATTGACTTCAGCACTCGAACTTTCTTCCAGTTCTCAATCCTCAAGCAACTGCTTTCAGAAGATCACTTCAAGGGCTTTGAGATGTATGTGAATAATTACGAGACTTTTGTACAGGACTGGTTATTGCAGCAGATGGTTCAGCAGTTCTCGGAGGGAGATGGCCTCAGGATCATTGAGATTAAGCACCTGGAGGTGActgttaaaaaaattaagaaagcCATTCAGAACGCACAGATAGAGTCCAGTAAACGACCAGTGGGAAGGGGTAAGGAGGCAGGAAGGGGTGAGGAGGCCAAGAACATTCAGAAGTTCATTCAGGATATCTGTAGTGACCTACAGAAGGAGCTTGTCATCCCCAAAGACCACCTCAGAGCAGTCCTGGCCTTAAACACTGCCAAGCCAGAAGACTTTTCCCAGTGTCTGGAGGTGCTTGTGGATGAAATGGAGCAGGCCTTTACCAGAGAGTTTCAGAAAGGTGGGGATGTGAGGGCCAGGCTGACCTCACTGCCCTTTCAGCCACACAAGGTGCTGTTTAACAGGGTGTTTGGCTGTGGGAGGCAGTGTCCTTTGTGCAAGGCCCCCTGTGAAGCTGGTGGCAAGAGCCACTCGGAGCACTTTGCCTCCATTCACCATCCTCAGGGGGTTGGGAGATACAAAAATAGTGAAtcctttaaattaatgtgtgacaTCTGCTCCACCAGTGTTGCCAGTGAGCACCGATTCAAGTCGATTGACACAGGGGGGAAATGGCATCTATGCAAGGACTACCAGAGCATTTACCCTGACTGGCGCATCCAGCCGGATAACAGCATCCAGGCCTCAGACTACTGGAGGTACGTCTTCAACAGGTTTAACAAGCAGTTTGCAGAGGAATATGAAGCCAAGCCTGCTGATATTCCCCACCTATGGAGATACATTACCCAGGGACAAGCCATGGAAAGCCTGAAGGAATCCTTCCAGATGAAAACAggagattaa